From Anaerobacillus alkaliphilus, the proteins below share one genomic window:
- the hemE gene encoding uroporphyrinogen decarboxylase — protein sequence MTKQFNDNFLKATRGEEVSHVPVWYMRQAGRSQPEYREIKEKYSLFEITHQPELCAYVTKLPVDQYNNDAAILYKDIMTPLPAIGVDVEIKAGIGPVIANPIRTFQDVEKLGTINPEADVPYVLDTIKLLREQLTVPLISFGGAPFTLASYMIEGGPSKNYNKTKAFMYSQPESWFLLMDKLAEMTITYCKSQIRAGSQAIQIFDSWVGALNVQDYRTFIKPVMHKIFTALKEENVPLIMFGVGASHLANEWHDLPLDVVGLDWRLSIKEAGERGIQKAVQGNLDPSMLLAPWEVIEARAKEILDQGLAHKGGFVFNLGHGVFPQVNPDTLRRLTAFVHEYTAK from the coding sequence ATGACAAAGCAATTTAATGATAACTTTTTAAAGGCGACTAGAGGAGAAGAGGTTTCCCACGTTCCAGTTTGGTATATGAGGCAAGCTGGAAGATCACAACCAGAATATCGCGAAATTAAAGAAAAATATTCACTTTTTGAAATTACACATCAACCAGAGCTCTGTGCTTATGTTACTAAGCTACCTGTTGATCAATATAATAATGACGCAGCAATACTTTATAAGGATATTATGACACCTCTTCCTGCAATTGGTGTGGATGTAGAAATTAAGGCCGGGATCGGACCAGTAATTGCAAATCCAATCCGAACGTTTCAGGATGTAGAAAAATTAGGGACTATTAACCCTGAAGCAGATGTACCGTATGTATTAGACACGATTAAACTATTAAGAGAACAATTAACAGTTCCGTTAATTTCATTCGGAGGTGCCCCATTCACACTCGCAAGCTATATGATTGAAGGTGGCCCATCAAAAAATTATAATAAGACCAAGGCTTTTATGTATTCACAACCTGAAAGCTGGTTCTTACTAATGGATAAACTCGCAGAAATGACAATTACGTACTGTAAATCCCAAATACGAGCAGGTTCACAAGCAATCCAAATTTTTGATTCTTGGGTAGGGGCACTTAATGTTCAAGACTACCGCACATTTATTAAACCTGTTATGCACAAGATTTTTACTGCCTTAAAAGAAGAGAATGTACCTTTAATCATGTTTGGTGTTGGAGCTAGTCATTTAGCAAACGAGTGGCATGACCTTCCACTAGATGTCGTTGGTTTAGATTGGAGATTATCGATAAAAGAGGCAGGCGAGCGCGGAATTCAAAAAGCAGTCCAAGGAAACTTGGATCCATCCATGTTACTTGCTCCATGGGAGGTAATCGAGGCTAGAGCTAAGGAAATTCTTGACCAAGGATTAGCACATAAAGGTGGATTTGTGTTTAATCTTGGACACGGAGTTTTCCCGCAAGTTAACCCTGACACACTACGTAGATTAACTGCGTTTGTTCATGAGTATACGGCGAAATAA
- a CDS encoding spore germination protein: MLKKLLSKLNAKSVSKENDYTIALTGDLEETVRSLKKIVGESDDILHRRFLIGKKIPAILFFVDGLCDSQSIEEDIIRPLMYFVESLDKSQLLTYIENEVVTLSEVRTEESLEKSMLPLLSGETILIVDGIKELILFETRKFNERSIAEPESEIVVRGPRDGFVETLHTNILQIRRRVRDPNLVVQFGTLGRRGKSDFAILYLKGIANEKHINEMRYRIACIDNDQVSETGTLEQFIEDNVLSIFPQMLRTERPDKTVSALMAGQVVVLKDGSPFSLMAPVTFHMLFRSPEDYYDRWQISSLIRLLRYLAAFIAVFLPAIYIAMVSYHQGMIPTLLAISIAGTREGVPFPAFVEAIIMEVTIELLREAGVRLPRAVGQTIGIVGGLVIGDAAVRAGIVSPIMVIVVALTAIASFAIPAYNVSITLRILRFVMMLSAASFGLYGIVIVYIFLNIHLVGLRSLGTYYTSPFAPYRFKEWKDLIVRLPLSVLTNRFSEIKPKDKQKQV, encoded by the coding sequence ATGCTAAAGAAGCTACTTTCTAAATTAAATGCCAAAAGTGTAAGTAAAGAGAATGATTATACAATTGCTTTAACAGGTGATCTAGAAGAAACTGTTCGATCATTAAAAAAGATTGTTGGAGAAAGTGATGATATTTTACATCGAAGATTTCTAATAGGTAAAAAAATACCAGCAATTCTTTTCTTTGTTGATGGGCTTTGTGACAGTCAGAGTATAGAAGAGGACATTATCCGTCCGCTTATGTACTTTGTAGAAAGCCTCGATAAAAGTCAACTTCTGACCTATATTGAAAATGAAGTAGTTACATTAAGTGAGGTTAGAACAGAAGAGTCATTAGAGAAGTCAATGCTACCTTTATTATCTGGAGAAACAATACTAATTGTTGACGGGATAAAGGAATTAATTCTTTTTGAGACACGGAAATTTAACGAGCGTAGTATTGCTGAACCAGAAAGTGAAATTGTTGTTCGCGGTCCTAGAGATGGATTTGTTGAGACTTTGCACACAAATATCTTGCAAATTCGCCGCAGAGTAAGAGATCCCAACCTTGTTGTGCAGTTTGGAACGTTGGGTAGACGTGGTAAAAGTGATTTTGCAATTCTATATCTTAAAGGTATTGCAAATGAGAAACATATCAATGAAATGCGCTATCGAATTGCATGCATTGATAATGATCAAGTGTCTGAAACAGGGACTTTAGAACAATTTATTGAGGATAATGTTCTTTCGATTTTTCCACAAATGCTAAGAACTGAACGACCGGACAAAACAGTCTCCGCCTTGATGGCTGGGCAAGTGGTCGTCTTAAAGGATGGTAGTCCTTTTAGTCTAATGGCTCCTGTGACATTTCATATGTTGTTTCGGTCTCCTGAAGATTACTATGACCGTTGGCAGATTAGTTCTCTAATCAGACTTCTAAGATATTTAGCTGCTTTTATTGCTGTTTTTCTTCCAGCTATATATATTGCCATGGTTTCTTATCACCAAGGAATGATTCCGACATTATTAGCTATATCTATTGCAGGGACAAGAGAAGGGGTACCGTTCCCAGCTTTTGTTGAAGCAATTATAATGGAAGTTACAATTGAGCTCTTAAGAGAGGCGGGGGTACGTTTACCTAGGGCTGTAGGGCAGACGATTGGCATCGTGGGCGGCCTTGTAATAGGGGATGCTGCAGTCCGAGCAGGGATTGTAAGTCCTATTATGGTTATTGTAGTTGCCCTCACTGCAATAGCATCGTTTGCTATACCGGCTTACAACGTGAGTATTACGCTACGAATTCTTCGTTTTGTGATGATGCTAAGCGCTGCATCATTTGGTTTATATGGGATAGTTATTGTCTATATTTTTTTGAATATCCATTTAGTCGGGTTACGCAGTTTAGGCACATATTATACGTCTCCTTTTGCACCTTATCGCTTTAAGGAATGGAAGGATTTAATTGTTCGTCTACCATTAAGTGTTTTAACAAATCGTTTTTCGGAAATAAAGCCTAAAGACAAACAAAAACAAGTCTAG
- the hemH gene encoding ferrochelatase: MSKKTIGLLVMAYGTPRSVEEIEPYYTHIRRGRKPSEEALNELTERYEAIGGISPLARITEEQAQALEDKLNELNTDVQFKHYLGLKHIDPFIEDAVDQMKADGIEEAVSIVLAPHYSTFSVKSYNGRAKEHSENIGGPTIHSIDSWYDHPKFIQYWVEQIQKTMSDMTEEQQNQSVVIFSAHSLPEKILQNGDPYVAQLQETADLIAKAAEVKNYTIGWQSEGNTPDPWIGPDVQDLTRDLYNDHGYKAFVYCPVGFVADHLEVLYDNDIECKIVTDELGVNYFRPEMPNAKPLFIECLADVVMTKLKKDSGR; encoded by the coding sequence ATGTCAAAAAAAACGATCGGATTACTAGTTATGGCATACGGTACTCCTCGCAGTGTCGAGGAAATAGAACCGTATTATACACATATTAGACGTGGGAGAAAACCTTCTGAAGAAGCTCTAAATGAATTGACAGAGCGTTACGAAGCAATTGGTGGTATTTCTCCTTTAGCACGAATTACAGAAGAACAAGCACAAGCATTAGAAGATAAATTGAATGAACTGAATACAGATGTTCAATTTAAACATTATTTAGGCTTAAAGCACATTGATCCTTTTATTGAAGATGCTGTTGATCAAATGAAGGCAGATGGTATTGAAGAAGCCGTTAGTATTGTGTTAGCTCCACACTATTCAACGTTTAGTGTAAAGTCATACAATGGCCGTGCTAAGGAGCATTCAGAGAACATAGGAGGGCCGACAATACATAGCATTGATAGCTGGTATGATCATCCTAAGTTTATCCAATATTGGGTAGAACAAATTCAGAAAACAATGAGTGATATGACTGAAGAACAGCAAAATCAATCTGTAGTTATCTTCTCTGCACATAGTTTACCAGAGAAAATTTTGCAAAACGGGGATCCTTACGTAGCTCAATTGCAAGAAACTGCAGACTTAATTGCAAAAGCAGCAGAAGTAAAAAATTACACAATTGGTTGGCAAAGTGAGGGAAATACACCTGACCCTTGGATTGGCCCAGACGTTCAAGATTTAACTAGAGATCTATACAATGACCATGGCTATAAAGCATTTGTATACTGTCCAGTTGGGTTTGTGGCAGATCATTTAGAAGTTCTTTATGATAATGATATCGAATGTAAAATTGTTACTGACGAGTTAGGTGTTAATTATTTTCGTCCAGAAATGCCAAATGCTAAGCCACTATTTATCGAGTGTTTAGCAGATGTCGTTATGACCAAACTAAAGAAGGATAGTGGACGCTAA